DNA sequence from the Verrucomicrobiia bacterium genome:
GGAATCCCGGTGCACCCACACACGAAATATCGCGCCTCGTTTTACGCGCGCGGGGAAGGGTTCGCCGGCCCATTGACTCTCTCCCTGGAAAGCGCCGACGGCAACACCGTTTTCTCCAGCGCCACGGTTTCTAAAATCTCCGGCGAATGGAAAAAGTACGAAGCCACTTTGAAAACCGGGAACAATCAGCCCTCGAAAGATAACCGGTTTGTCATCAGAGCTGCCACGCCCGGCACCGTCTGGTTCCAAAACGTCTCGCTCTTTCCGCCGACTTACCATAATCGTCCGAACGGCACGCGCTCCGACATCATGCGACTGCTCTCGGACATGCAGCCAAAATTCCTGCGCTTTCCCGGGGGCAATTATCTCGAAGGTAACAGCATCGCCGAACGTTTTAATTGGAAGGAAGCCATTGGCGACGTCGCGCAACGTCCCGGGCACCGCAGCCCGTGGGGCTATTGGTCCACCGACGGTTTCGGTTTGCTGGAATTCCTCGAATGGTGCGAAGACTTGCGCATGGAGCCGGTGCTCGCCGTTTATGCGGGTTACTCCCTGCGCGGGCAGCATGTTGAGCCGGGTCCGGAGCTGGAACCCTTTGTCCAGGAAGCCCTGGAGGAAATCGAATATGTCGTCGGCGACGGCAAAACCAAGTGGGGCGCGCAACGGGCAAAGGATGGACATCCTAGGCCTTTCAAGCTGACTTACGTCGAGGTCGGAAACGAAGACTGGTTCGACCGCAGCGGCAGTTATGAAGGACGTTTCGCGCAGTTTTACGACGCCATCAAGGCGAAGTATCCAAACCTGCAAGTCATTTCGACCGTCGGTTACGAACATCCGGCTGTCGTGCGCAGTCGCGCGCCGGATTTGGTGGACGAGCATTATTATCGTTCGCAGGAAGAAATGCAGGCGCACGCGCTCGACTACGACAAATATTCCCGCACAAACAAGACGAGGATTTTTTGTGGGGAATGGGCCACGCGCGTTGGCTCACCCACGCCAAACATGGCCGGGGCGCTCGGCGACGCCGCTTGGATGACCGGCATGGAGCGCAATTCCGACATCGTGCTGATTTCCTGCTACGCTCCGCTCTTCGTCAACGTCAGTCAGTTGACCGGGCAGGGCCGGTCGATGCAATGGAGCTCCGATTTGATTGGCTACGATGCCTTGAGCGCCTATGGCTCGCCCTCGTATTACGCGCAAAAGATGTTCAGCACGCTGCACGGCGACCAAATCCTCGCGACCGACTCGCAGAATATCCCGACGCGCGAATGGGAGCCGCGAGCGCGGCGCGGCGCGACCCCGCCGGCTCAGCAAATCCGGCAGATTTTTTTTGACGCCACCCGGGACAGCCGGCGCGGGGTCGTTTATCTCAAGGTCGTGAATGAGGCTGGAACAGCGCAGCGGATCAACGTCCAGATCACTGGCGCCAAGAAGGTGGAAGACAAGGGTGAAGTGGTGTCTTTAAGCGCCGCCAGCCCGGACGACACGAATTCGCTGGAACAACCTGAAAGGATAGTTCCGCGCATAGAAAAAGCCGACAATTTAGGCGCTAATTTCACGCGCGAACTCCCGGCGTATTCCATCACGGTTCTGAAGTTGAAAACCAAATGACACTCTGCGGTCTTCAGCAGTCTTTTGCTTTGCTTTTCCGGATCGCGTACCCATGTTGGGCCGGTTCGTGCCGATGCCGCGCCTGGCCTGGTTAAGAACGGGCCTGCGCCAGTGAAAAAAGGTTTATGTTGAAGTCGCTGCTGTCTTGTCTCCTGTGTGGCTTTGCCTGCTTGTCGGGTTTGTCGGGAACCACCGCCTTCGGAGCAGAAAGTTGGACCGCAGACAACGGGAACGGCACCTATTCAAATCCGCTCTTTTACGAAGAGTTTGACGACCCAGACATCATCCGCGTGGGCGATGACTATTACCTGGCCGGCACCACCATGCACATGAACCCGGCTTTGATAGTGCTGCATTCCAAGGACCTGGTGAACTGGGAATTGGCCAGCTACTGCATGGACCGGCTGAATCTCGGGCCGGCTTTCCGCCTCGAGGGTGGAAACATCTATGGCCGGGGCATCTGGGCACCCTGTATCCGTTATCACAACGGAATGTTCTATATCTTCAGCAACATCAACGATGTGGGATGTCAACTGTTTCGCTCCAAGTCTCCGAAAGGTCCGTGGACACGTAATCAACTTCCCAGGATGCATGATTTGTCTGTGCTGTTCGATGACGATGGCAAAATCTACGCCATTTATGGCGCGGGCCGGCCCACGCTCGTTGAGCTCAACCAGGACCTCACTGAGATTGTCCCAAATTCCCGCCGCCAGATGAACGCCCAGGGGATGGGCGAGGGCCACCATCTTTACAAGATCAACGGCAAGTACTTCGATGTCTCTGCCATTCCCGGCGAACACACCGACCAGGTTGTCGCCCGCGCGGAGTCGCTTGGCGGTCCCTGGCAGGTGGAACGCATGGTTCAGAGTGAATGTTTGGGTGTGCCCAGTCAGAACAGCGTCCGCGGAGGTCGCGGCACAAACCAAACCTTCACGATAACTCACAGCGACCCTAATTCGGGCGGGGGCTTAACCTTGCATCAGGGCGGGATCGTTGACACGCCTTCCGGCGAATGGTGGAGCGTCCTCATGCAGGACCACGGCAGCATTGGCCGCATGGTTGCGTTGGCGCCAGTGACGTGGGACAACAATTTTCCTCTGATCGGCCTGCCCGGCAACCTCCGCAAGGCGCCCAATACCTGGGTTAAGCCGAACACCGGTTACACCCAAAATCCCAAGCCGCTGTTTGTGCGCAGTGACAGTTTTGATTCTCCGAAGCTGAATCCCGTTTGGCAGTGGAATCATGTCCCCGATGATTCCAAGTGGTCCCTCACCGAACGGCCCGGCGTACTTCGACTGCACTCGCTGCCTGCCGGCAGCTTCTGGGTGGCCCGCAATACTCTAACGCAGCGGCCTATGGGACCGGAGTCCATCAACACGGTAGAAGTCGATGCATCAGGCCTGC
Encoded proteins:
- a CDS encoding glycoside hydrolase 43 family protein; this encodes MLKSLLSCLLCGFACLSGLSGTTAFGAESWTADNGNGTYSNPLFYEEFDDPDIIRVGDDYYLAGTTMHMNPALIVLHSKDLVNWELASYCMDRLNLGPAFRLEGGNIYGRGIWAPCIRYHNGMFYIFSNINDVGCQLFRSKSPKGPWTRNQLPRMHDLSVLFDDDGKIYAIYGAGRPTLVELNQDLTEIVPNSRRQMNAQGMGEGHHLYKINGKYFDVSAIPGEHTDQVVARAESLGGPWQVERMVQSECLGVPSQNSVRGGRGTNQTFTITHSDPNSGGGLTLHQGGIVDTPSGEWWSVLMQDHGSIGRMVALAPVTWDNNFPLIGLPGNLRKAPNTWVKPNTGYTQNPKPLFVRSDSFDSPKLNPVWQWNHVPDDSKWSLTERPGVLRLHSLPAGSFWVARNTLTQRPMGPESINTVEVDASGLQPGDTAGLALLNAPYAWIGIVKSPEGATLQMSDQTNRKNRRLATGATHFWFRVACNFDTEEAVFSWSTDGKEFSPLGGPFVMAFQLITF